The DNA sequence CTGCAGACTCAGCTTGTCGAGTTTCATACCCGGCCCCGGTCGTTTGCCGTAGAACGACAGCGACACCTTGAACGCGTCAGCGAGATCGAATGTGAGGTGGTCCGGACCCTGCTGTCCCACACCAGAACCCGGCGGGAACATGCTCTTGGGGGGCTCGTGGAAGGCGATGGAGATGATGCGCTGGCCTTCACCGAGGCTCTTGCCAGTACGTAGGTAGAACGGCACACCGGCCCAACGCCAGTTGTCGATCTCGGCCTTCAGCGCCACAAACGTCTCGGTCTCGGACTCCGGCGCCACACCTGGCTCGTCGCGGTAGCCGGCGTACTGGCCGCGCACCACATTGCGTGGATCGAGCGGTCGCATGGATCGGAATACCTTGTTCTTCTCTTCGCCGATCGGTCCTGGCGCCAGGGCCGTCGGTGGTTCCATCGCGACGAACGCCAGGATCTGGAAGAGGTGCGTCACCACCATGTCCCGGAACGCGCCAGTGGACTCGTAGAAGTGCGAGCGGCCCTCCAGTGACAGCTTCTCTGGCACATCGATCTGGATGTAGTGGATGAAATTGCGGTTCCAGATCGGTTCGAACAATCCGTTGGCGAACCGGAAGGCCAAGATGTTCTGCGCCGACTCCTTGCCGAGGAAGTGGTCGATACGAAAGACCTGCTCTTCCTTGAACCACCGGTGAATGGAGGCGTTGAGAGTGACCGCACTCTCGTGGTCGGTACCGAAGGGTTTTTCCATGATGACGCGGGATCGCTTGACGAGGTCGGCCGCATGCAGCATCTCCAGCACCGCCATCGCCGCCTTGGGCGGGACGCTGAGATAGTGCAACATGCGGGCTTCACTGCCGAGCGCATCGAGTTGCACGCGCACACCCGCCGCGAGCGCCTCCGCGCCTTCACCCTGCGGCACATAGGTCAGGTGCTCGGCGAACTCGGCGGCAGCCTCGGGGGTGAACATCCGGCTGGAGAACTCGCTGCAGGCCTTGATCGCGACCTCGCGGAACCCCTCGGTGTCGAGGTCGTCCAGCGACGTTCCGACGATCCGCAACTCAGGTGCCAGCTTCGACAAGAACAGGTGGAACAAACCCGGCAGCAGTTTTCGCCGGGCCAGGTCACCTGTGGCGCCGAACAGTACAACGACGTGGGGGGCGAGGTCCCGCTTCTCTCTGCTGCCGCGGGCCTCGATCAGTTCGGTCACACCAGTGATGGTCCCACCTCAGGGGCATTTGGGCGCGTCAACTGTCAGTTGGGCCGGGGGAGCATCGAATTGAATGAACCATGCGGTCTCGGCGCGCTCTAGTCCTCCAGATATCCGGTATCGGGGTCGATCGAGCTGAGAAAGTCTCGAATGGAGCTGCGGTAGTGACCGAGTGTGTCGACTCGCCGCGGCGGCGGCCGATCGGTGGCCTGGTCTGCCGGAACTCCAGCGGTGCCCAGCGCACCTTCCGAGAATCCGTAGCCGGGGTTGGGGCCGTTGTCCCAGTTGTAGTCGTGCCCGCCGTCGCGTTCCGTGATGGTAAAGGTCTGACCGTCGACCGTGAGGGTGATCGGCAGTGGAGGGACGGTGTCGTCGGGGGCCGCAGGATCAATCAGAACAGGTGGGCCGACGTTTGATGGTGTGACGACCTGCCGTACTTCGGAGGCGTTGGGAAACTCCGTGTCAGAATCGCTGGGTGTGCAGGCGGCGAGTATGCATGCGGCAACGGTGAGCGCGGCGACACCTGCTGTTCTCATGTGGTCCCCCTGATGACGTGGCTACGAGGAAGTATGCAGCATTGCCTCGCGGTGGCTGGGAAGGAGGGGCGCGCACAACCTATTTCACTAAACCCGCAGCCGCAGCCGCAGCCGCATGAAGGCAATTCTTAACGACCTGGGTCTACAAATCTGCGTCCCACCGGTGACCCCAACACCCTGCATTTCAGCTAGTTACGACGACGATAAACTGCGGCCCACCGGGGCAGACGTAGACACACTTTGGGCACGTGATGCAACTAGGCCCACGGCGGCATAGGTCGCGGTGAGAACGATCATGAGGGTGGCAGGTCGGCGCGAACTCGGTTGTCGGAACGCCTGACTGATGCCCGCGATGGTGTCGGAGATGTCGATGGCAAGCGATAGCTTGGCCCAGCGTGCCCGCTCGTGTGGAGTGGCGGTGAGGTAGCCGGTTCCCATTGCAACTGCTCGGGCGCCGTAGACGCGCGTCATGTATGACAGTTCGTCGCTGGGGGATACAACTCCGACGGCAGTGGCGAACGCTCGTGGCGCGACCAGAGACGTCACGCCGAGAATGATCCGTCCGGCGGCAAGGGCTTTCATCATCGATGGCGCGTGCATGATTCCTCCTGCTGGTTCCGGTTTTTGACGAGGCGTTGTTCGGGTTTTCACGCGCTCGCAGGCCTGTGCACTGCACGCCATGCCTTCGCCTGGTTGCGCATACGTGTGGTTGACACCCGCCGGCTTCGCAGATGTGTAGTTCCGTCAGTGGCGATGAGTGCAACGTCGCTGGGTAGTCGTCGAGCCAGACGACGTACCAATCGGCTCGGACTCTGCCCGGACATACCGGCGATGATGGTCGGACTTTGATACCGCTCGGCGGTGCTGAGCAGCACGCGGACGGGATCGCCGTGGAGGTAGAGCGCGGCGAGGGGCCGCAGACCGGCTACAAGTGCCACCTCAGTACTTCGGCGCAGGACTTCATCGACAGTTGCCCGGTCGGTGAGCAGGTATGCCTCCGCCTTTAAAGCGTCGTGCAGTCGGGTCGGGCGCGGCGGTGGGGAGGGCGCTCTGATCGCGCACACGAGAATGACGTCCGCGGGCCCACCCGCCAATCGGCTTGCTGCTGTGATTGCTCGAATCGATGCCTCTGAACCGTTGCAGCCGAGAACAATTGGTCCGTCCTGGCGGGTTGTCGTGTGGGCCACGAACTGGCCTCGATAGAAGTGGGACAGCATCTTGTCGGCCATGGCCAATCGCCTCACAGTGTCAGGGGTCCTGGGTTTGCGTGAAGCCCGAGGGGGCGCCAATGGTTGACGTTGCCTCGCGGGCCGTCGTGCTGATTCGACTCTTACATAAGATTTAGAAGTGCACAAGTAACAAATTGAAGTCTTCACTTTTGTAACCACTGTCCTGGGGTACGGTGGTGGCCATGGCGCGACGTAGCTACGACCAGTTCTGTGGGCTTTCTCGTGCGCTCGATGTGGTCGGCGAGCGGTGGACGTTGCTGATCGTGCGCGAGCTGATGTCGGGGCCGAAGCGGTACTCCGACCTTTCGGAAGTGCTGACCGGCATCGGCACCAGCTTGTTGGCGTCGCGGCTCAAACAACTCGAGGTCGACGGGATTGTCCGGCGGCGGTACCTGAGCCCGCCTGCCGCTTCGACCGTCTATGAACTGACCGACCCCGGCCAAGAACTCGCTGACGCGATGGTGCCGTTGGCGTTGTGGGGGGCTCGTCATCACACCAGCGAAGATCCAAAGTCTGATGAGAGCTTTCACGCCGAGTGGTCACTGCTGTTCCTCGCGCGCATGCTCGACAAGGATTCTCTTCGAGGAGTGACTACGAGGTTCGAGTTCAACGTCGGTAACAGCGTTGCGACACTACAAC is a window from the Williamsia sp. DF01-3 genome containing:
- the zwf gene encoding glucose-6-phosphate dehydrogenase — translated: MTELIEARGSREKRDLAPHVVVLFGATGDLARRKLLPGLFHLFLSKLAPELRIVGTSLDDLDTEGFREVAIKACSEFSSRMFTPEAAAEFAEHLTYVPQGEGAEALAAGVRVQLDALGSEARMLHYLSVPPKAAMAVLEMLHAADLVKRSRVIMEKPFGTDHESAVTLNASIHRWFKEEQVFRIDHFLGKESAQNILAFRFANGLFEPIWNRNFIHYIQIDVPEKLSLEGRSHFYESTGAFRDMVVTHLFQILAFVAMEPPTALAPGPIGEEKNKVFRSMRPLDPRNVVRGQYAGYRDEPGVAPESETETFVALKAEIDNWRWAGVPFYLRTGKSLGEGQRIISIAFHEPPKSMFPPGSGVGQQGPDHLTFDLADAFKVSLSFYGKRPGPGMKLDKLSLQFAMQETDQVGMVLEAYERLILDAMKGDRTLYTTAEGIERLWEVSAPLLENPPPVRSYDQGSWGPNAIHQLIAPHAWRLPFERIWRNKKES
- a CDS encoding universal stress protein; its protein translation is MADKMLSHFYRGQFVAHTTTRQDGPIVLGCNGSEASIRAITAASRLAGGPADVILVCAIRAPSPPPRPTRLHDALKAEAYLLTDRATVDEVLRRSTEVALVAGLRPLAALYLHGDPVRVLLSTAERYQSPTIIAGMSGQSPSRLVRRLARRLPSDVALIATDGTTHLRSRRVSTTRMRNQAKAWRAVHRPASA
- a CDS encoding winged helix-turn-helix transcriptional regulator, which gives rise to MARRSYDQFCGLSRALDVVGERWTLLIVRELMSGPKRYSDLSEVLTGIGTSLLASRLKQLEVDGIVRRRYLSPPAASTVYELTDPGQELADAMVPLALWGARHHTSEDPKSDESFHAEWSLLFLARMLDKDSLRGVTTRFEFNVGNSVATLQLQDGSPNVQAGPPETPADAVIWTEPPTMAAIAGNRMTVTEAIENGLVKIDGDPDALQSLLEMLEASLAQRSGS